Proteins from a single region of Sporosarcina sp. P33:
- a CDS encoding ABC transporter permease encodes MNTINEVIVKSDTTLQHKKELANERRALFIRRILANKMIVVGGVILFFISLIAIFAPAIVQFTPYELETMNRLKPPSSTHWFGTDNFGRDIFSRVVYGARVSIIIGITVALITAVIGLFLGLYSAYYRPLDHVLMRFADGLMAFPSILLAIAIMAVMGPNAINVVIALVIVESPVVARVVRSAALVIKEQTYIEAMKAQGASSWRIIWLHIAPNILPALIVQITYVFSVAMIIEAALSFLGAGIPAPEPSWGNILFDGKSVITTAWWMTVFPGVFLLLAVLSSNLLGDGIRDLLDPHSNKANK; translated from the coding sequence ATGAATACTATTAATGAGGTAATTGTTAAATCAGACACAACATTACAGCATAAAAAAGAACTTGCCAATGAGAGACGCGCTCTGTTTATCAGACGCATATTGGCGAATAAAATGATTGTCGTGGGCGGTGTCATCTTATTTTTTATAAGCTTGATTGCGATTTTTGCACCAGCCATCGTACAGTTTACGCCGTATGAACTAGAAACGATGAATCGTCTGAAGCCGCCCAGTTCAACGCATTGGTTTGGCACTGATAATTTTGGACGGGACATATTCAGCCGTGTAGTTTACGGTGCGCGAGTATCTATAATTATTGGGATCACTGTAGCGCTGATTACAGCGGTCATCGGTTTATTTCTCGGGTTATATTCTGCCTATTACCGGCCGCTGGATCATGTGCTTATGCGATTTGCAGATGGCTTAATGGCATTCCCGTCCATTCTTCTGGCCATCGCTATTATGGCTGTGATGGGTCCAAACGCCATAAATGTTGTCATTGCATTAGTTATTGTTGAAAGTCCTGTAGTTGCCAGGGTCGTTCGTTCGGCAGCACTCGTGATTAAAGAACAAACGTATATAGAAGCGATGAAAGCACAGGGGGCAAGCTCATGGAGAATTATTTGGCTCCACATTGCGCCGAATATCCTTCCCGCTTTAATTGTACAAATTACGTATGTTTTCTCTGTTGCTATGATCATCGAAGCAGCACTGAGCTTCTTGGGAGCAGGTATTCCTGCCCCGGAACCAAGCTGGGGAAATATATTATTTGATGGAAAAAGTGTGATTACTACTGCTTGGTGGATGACTGTATTCCCGGGTGTATTCCTTTTATTAGCTGTATTGAGCTCAAACTTGCTTGGCGATGGAATACGTGATTTGTTAGATCCTCATTCAAATAAAGCTAACAAATAA
- a CDS encoding ABC transporter permease, with the protein MKVYILQRVLSLIPILLVVAVVVFFLIHLTPGDPAAIILGPEALPQDIEKLRTELGLDLPIVEQFFVWFTALLKGDLGWSYFMEMSVLKAFTSHLGPTLSLAIFAQIIFIVIALPFGIIAATKRGRKADQFFMVFALLGISVPSFLLGLLLILLFSVNLGWLPVAGYKPLSEGLFTHLKFLLLPAITLGAIQAALIARMTRSSMLDILSMNYIKTAHAKGVKERTVVYKHALRNAFIPILTVMGQTFGTLIAGAIVVEVVFNIPGIGQLIINSVSRRDYAVIQGTVLLIAVSYVFVNLIVDLLYGVIDPRVRLNRK; encoded by the coding sequence TTGAAGGTATATATTCTACAAAGGGTATTGTCACTGATCCCAATATTACTTGTCGTTGCAGTAGTTGTATTTTTCTTAATACATCTTACACCGGGAGATCCGGCGGCTATTATACTTGGGCCGGAAGCGCTTCCGCAAGACATAGAAAAGCTGCGGACGGAGCTTGGACTTGATTTGCCGATCGTAGAGCAGTTCTTCGTATGGTTTACAGCATTGCTGAAGGGGGATCTTGGATGGTCCTACTTTATGGAGATGTCAGTTTTGAAAGCGTTTACAAGCCATTTGGGCCCTACACTATCCCTTGCTATTTTCGCTCAGATCATCTTTATAGTAATTGCATTGCCATTTGGTATTATTGCAGCAACCAAGCGCGGCAGAAAAGCAGATCAGTTTTTCATGGTGTTTGCTTTACTCGGAATTTCCGTACCTAGTTTCCTATTAGGTCTCTTACTCATTTTACTATTTTCAGTAAATTTGGGATGGCTGCCTGTTGCAGGATATAAACCGTTAAGTGAAGGATTATTCACCCATTTGAAATTCCTCTTATTACCCGCAATTACCTTAGGAGCCATACAGGCAGCGTTAATTGCCAGAATGACCAGGTCCTCCATGTTGGATATCTTGAGTATGAATTATATTAAAACAGCACATGCCAAAGGAGTGAAAGAAAGAACAGTAGTTTACAAACATGCATTAAGAAATGCATTTATCCCGATTTTGACCGTTATGGGGCAAACGTTTGGAACATTGATAGCGGGTGCAATTGTTGTAGAAGTAGTATTTAACATCCCGGGAATTGGCCAATTAATTATAAATTCGGTATCCCGTCGAGACTATGCAGTGATTCAAGGAACAGTATTATTGATTGCAGTCAGTTATGTGTTTGTGAATCTAATTGTTGACTTATTGTACGGGGTAATCGATCCCCGCGTAAGGCTCAATAGAAAGTAG
- a CDS encoding valine--tRNA ligase, which produces MTDELTMPTKYDPQAVENGRYEWWLKGKYFESDVKSEKEPYTIVIPPPNVTGKLHLGHAWDTTLQDMLIRMKRMQGYDALWLPGMDHAGIATQARVEEKLRAEGKTRYDLGREKFVQETWKWKEEYASHIRAQWSKLGLALDYSKERFTLDEGLSKAVREVFVKLYEKKLIYRGEYIINWDPATKTALSDIEVIHKDVQGAFYHMRYPLTDGTGSIEIATTRPETMLGDTAVAVHPEDERYQHLIGKMVKLPIVGREIPIVADDYVEMDFGSGAVKITPAHDPNDFEIGNRHNLPRVLVMNEDGTMNKLAGKYEGMDRFECRKQIVKDLQEMDVLFEIEEHMHSVGHSERSGAVVEPYLSTQWFVNMQPLAEQAINLQKNEDEKVTFVPDRFEKTYLGWMENVHDWCISRQLWWGHRIPAWYHNTTGEVYVGHEAPADEENWTQDNDVLDTWFSSALWPFSTMGWPDTENEMFKKYYPTDALVTGYDIIFFWVSRMIFQALEFTEERPFKDVLIHGLVRAEDGRKMSKSLGNGVDPMDVIEQYGADALRYFLATGSSPGQDLRYSTEKVEAIWNFANKIWNASRFALMNMDGMTYDEIDLSGEKSVADAWILTRLNETVEQVTSLADRYEFGEMGRALYNFIWDDFCDWYIEMAKLPLYGEDEAAKKMTRSVLAHVLDHTMRLLHPLMPFITEEIWQNLPHEGESITVAKWPEMDEALMDKSRAGHMKLLMDIIKAVRNIRAEVNTPMSRKVDLYISAKDEATVAVLEENRSYLERFCNPEALTIGVKVNAPGKTMSAVVTGAELYLPLEGLIDIEEELARLTKELGKWQGEVKRVQGKLSNERFTSKAPEAVVAEERAKEQDYLEKYAAVERRIAELKEI; this is translated from the coding sequence ATGACTGATGAACTGACAATGCCGACTAAATATGATCCGCAGGCAGTAGAAAATGGCCGTTATGAATGGTGGCTAAAAGGTAAATATTTTGAGTCCGATGTAAAAAGTGAAAAAGAACCATATACGATTGTAATCCCGCCGCCGAACGTAACAGGCAAACTTCATTTGGGCCACGCTTGGGATACAACATTACAGGATATGCTTATTCGTATGAAGCGTATGCAAGGATACGACGCATTGTGGCTGCCCGGTATGGACCACGCGGGTATTGCGACGCAGGCGCGAGTCGAAGAAAAACTGCGCGCAGAAGGGAAAACCCGCTATGACCTCGGACGTGAAAAGTTTGTTCAGGAAACGTGGAAGTGGAAAGAAGAATATGCAAGCCACATCCGCGCACAATGGTCGAAGCTTGGTCTGGCGCTTGATTATTCAAAAGAACGCTTCACATTAGATGAAGGCTTATCAAAAGCAGTTCGCGAAGTCTTCGTAAAATTATACGAAAAGAAACTGATCTACCGCGGCGAATATATCATCAACTGGGACCCTGCAACGAAAACGGCATTGTCCGATATCGAAGTAATTCATAAAGACGTCCAGGGTGCATTCTATCATATGCGTTATCCATTAACAGATGGCACGGGATCCATTGAAATTGCGACTACACGTCCTGAGACAATGCTCGGTGATACAGCTGTAGCCGTACACCCCGAAGATGAACGCTATCAGCACCTGATCGGCAAAATGGTGAAGCTGCCGATTGTCGGACGTGAAATTCCGATTGTAGCAGATGACTATGTTGAAATGGACTTCGGAAGCGGTGCAGTGAAAATCACACCTGCGCATGACCCGAATGACTTTGAAATCGGTAATCGTCATAACTTGCCGCGGGTTCTTGTCATGAATGAAGACGGCACAATGAATAAATTAGCCGGCAAATATGAAGGTATGGATCGTTTTGAATGCCGTAAGCAAATCGTCAAAGATTTGCAGGAAATGGATGTGCTCTTTGAAATCGAAGAACATATGCACTCTGTGGGTCACTCGGAACGCAGCGGGGCGGTAGTGGAGCCGTATTTATCCACGCAATGGTTTGTCAACATGCAGCCGCTTGCCGAGCAGGCAATCAATCTTCAGAAAAATGAAGATGAAAAAGTAACCTTTGTTCCGGACCGTTTTGAAAAGACGTATTTAGGCTGGATGGAAAATGTGCACGACTGGTGTATTTCGCGCCAGCTATGGTGGGGCCACCGGATTCCGGCCTGGTATCATAACACTACAGGTGAAGTGTATGTCGGACATGAAGCGCCGGCGGATGAAGAAAACTGGACGCAGGACAATGATGTGCTGGATACTTGGTTCTCATCTGCGCTATGGCCGTTCTCGACAATGGGCTGGCCTGATACGGAAAACGAAATGTTCAAAAAGTATTACCCTACAGATGCCCTTGTTACAGGGTATGATATTATCTTCTTTTGGGTGTCCCGCATGATCTTCCAGGCACTTGAATTCACAGAGGAGCGTCCTTTTAAAGACGTCTTGATCCATGGTTTGGTGCGTGCGGAAGACGGCCGTAAAATGTCCAAGTCCCTTGGCAATGGCGTAGACCCAATGGATGTCATCGAACAGTACGGAGCAGACGCATTGCGTTACTTCCTGGCAACAGGTTCTTCACCAGGACAAGATTTGCGCTATTCTACGGAAAAAGTTGAAGCGATCTGGAACTTTGCCAATAAAATTTGGAATGCTTCCCGCTTTGCATTGATGAATATGGATGGCATGACGTATGATGAAATCGATCTGTCAGGAGAGAAATCTGTAGCCGATGCATGGATCCTAACCCGTTTAAATGAAACTGTTGAGCAAGTGACAAGCCTTGCCGACCGTTATGAGTTCGGTGAAATGGGCCGGGCTCTGTACAACTTTATCTGGGATGATTTCTGTGACTGGTATATCGAGATGGCAAAACTGCCGTTATACGGTGAAGATGAAGCAGCGAAGAAAATGACGCGTTCGGTTCTTGCGCATGTTCTTGACCATACGATGCGTCTATTGCACCCGCTGATGCCATTCATTACAGAAGAGATCTGGCAGAACCTTCCGCATGAAGGCGAGTCGATCACAGTAGCGAAGTGGCCGGAAATGGATGAGGCATTAATGGATAAGTCCCGTGCTGGCCATATGAAATTATTGATGGATATTATTAAAGCCGTGCGAAATATTCGTGCGGAAGTGAATACACCGATGAGCCGTAAAGTCGATTTGTATATTTCTGCAAAAGATGAAGCGACTGTGGCGGTGCTGGAAGAAAACCGCAGCTACCTTGAGCGTTTTTGTAATCCGGAAGCACTGACGATTGGCGTTAAAGTGAATGCGCCAGGCAAAACCATGTCAGCAGTTGTAACAGGAGCTGAATTATATTTGCCGCTTGAAGGCTTAATTGATATTGAAGAAGAGCTGGCCCGTTTGACAAAAGAGCTAGGCAAGTGGCAGGGAGAAGTGAAACGCGTTCAAGGTAAATTATCAAATGAACGCTTTACTTCAAAAGCGCCTGAAGCAGTTGTTGCGGAAGAGCGTGCGAAGGAACAGGACTATTTAGAGAAGTATGCGGCGGTTGAGCGCCGTATTGCGGAACTGAAAGAGATTTAA
- the hemL gene encoding glutamate-1-semialdehyde 2,1-aminomutase: MTYTKSKQAFEKAVDLMPGGVNSPVRAFKSVNMDPIFMESGKGAIITDIDGNEYIDYILSWGPLILGHTHPDVVSAIQKVAETGTSFGAPTLLENELAELVIDRVPSIDMVRMVSSGTEATMSALRLARGYTKRNKILKFEGCYHGHADSLLIKAGSGVATLGLPDSPGVPESIASNTITVAYNDLESVKAVFKEFGDDLAAVIVEPVAGNMGVVGPDDGFLQGLRDLTAENGSLLIFDEVMTGFRVGYNCAQGHFGITPDLTCLGKVIGGGLPVGAYGGSREIMEHVAPAGTIYQAGTLSGNPIAMTAGIETLKKLTPETYERFIQLGDQLEEGFRAAAKANNIPHTVNRAGSMIGFFFTDERVNNYDKAKTSDLELFAEYYRLMAEEGILLPPSQFEGMFLSAAHTEEQIAKTVEAFHTVFAKLKR; encoded by the coding sequence ATGACATATACGAAATCTAAACAAGCATTTGAAAAAGCGGTTGATTTAATGCCTGGCGGCGTAAACTCTCCGGTTCGTGCATTTAAATCAGTAAATATGGATCCGATTTTCATGGAAAGCGGTAAAGGCGCAATCATTACGGATATCGACGGCAATGAATATATTGACTACATTCTTTCATGGGGTCCGCTCATTTTGGGTCACACGCATCCTGATGTAGTATCAGCGATTCAAAAGGTCGCAGAAACTGGCACAAGCTTCGGTGCGCCTACACTTCTTGAAAATGAATTGGCGGAACTGGTGATCGACCGTGTACCTTCGATTGATATGGTGCGCATGGTGTCTTCAGGCACAGAGGCAACAATGAGTGCGCTTCGTCTGGCTCGCGGCTATACGAAACGCAATAAGATCCTGAAATTTGAAGGATGCTACCATGGCCACGCGGACTCCTTGCTGATTAAAGCAGGATCTGGTGTTGCCACATTAGGTTTGCCGGACAGCCCGGGTGTGCCTGAATCCATTGCTTCAAACACGATAACAGTTGCTTATAACGACTTGGAAAGTGTCAAAGCAGTCTTTAAAGAATTTGGAGACGATTTGGCCGCAGTGATCGTAGAGCCGGTTGCGGGAAATATGGGTGTTGTTGGACCTGACGACGGTTTCTTGCAGGGGCTGCGTGATCTGACGGCGGAAAACGGTTCACTATTGATCTTCGATGAAGTCATGACAGGTTTCCGTGTCGGCTATAATTGTGCGCAAGGTCATTTCGGCATCACACCTGACTTGACGTGTCTCGGAAAAGTAATCGGCGGCGGTCTGCCAGTCGGCGCGTACGGCGGTTCACGTGAAATCATGGAACACGTAGCACCGGCGGGTACAATTTACCAGGCAGGTACTTTATCCGGTAATCCAATTGCTATGACAGCGGGAATTGAAACGCTGAAGAAATTGACGCCGGAAACATATGAGCGCTTTATTCAGCTTGGTGATCAGCTGGAAGAAGGCTTCCGCGCTGCAGCGAAAGCAAATAATATTCCGCACACTGTAAACCGTGCCGGTTCTATGATTGGGTTCTTTTTCACAGATGAACGGGTCAATAATTATGACAAAGCAAAAACCTCCGATCTTGAACTGTTTGCAGAATACTACCGTCTCATGGCGGAAGAGGGTATCCTTTTACCTCCTTCCCAGTTTGAAGGTATGTTCTTGTCAGCAGCACATACAGAGGAACAAATTGCAAAAACAGTGGAAGCATTCCATACAGTGTTTGCAAAATTGAAGAGATAA